The Algihabitans albus genome has a segment encoding these proteins:
- a CDS encoding GvpL/GvpF family gas vesicle protein — protein sequence MRQMLAAATSRRRTKGDKSALIYLYGVVSAQATDLTRCLKVKGLVPDRPLYLVPFEDLVALVSKVPLSVFSEESLKERFQDHDWVQARALDHHRVLTSLPPVPLLPFKFCTLFADETALLRALESHHTDLQTAFAAIQSAREWGVKLFVDYGTLSTHLKATAPHLTQLARRSATVSPGTAFFLKRKLETMAGEAARNAAGERARAIHKTIAKTVRADKVQPVQSHDPNGKTKDMLSNVAYLVPRDAESHFKDVIAKLARHHMAAGLSFDVVGPLPPYSFAMISADGTGAAVGSGDKEL from the coding sequence ATGAGACAAATGTTGGCCGCCGCCACGTCGAGGCGCAGAACGAAGGGCGACAAAAGCGCGCTGATCTATCTCTACGGCGTCGTCAGCGCCCAGGCGACGGATCTGACTCGCTGCCTGAAGGTTAAGGGACTGGTCCCGGATCGCCCCCTCTACCTCGTTCCCTTCGAAGATTTGGTCGCCCTGGTCAGCAAGGTGCCGCTTTCCGTCTTTTCCGAGGAATCGTTGAAGGAGCGGTTTCAGGATCACGACTGGGTGCAGGCGCGCGCACTCGATCATCATCGGGTCCTGACATCGCTGCCGCCGGTGCCGCTTCTTCCATTCAAGTTCTGTACTCTTTTCGCAGACGAAACGGCCCTGCTGCGCGCGCTCGAGAGCCATCACACGGACCTGCAGACAGCCTTCGCGGCCATCCAGAGCGCACGCGAATGGGGCGTCAAACTCTTCGTCGACTATGGAACACTCAGCACTCATCTCAAGGCAACGGCTCCGCATCTGACACAGCTTGCACGACGTAGCGCTACCGTCAGCCCGGGCACGGCCTTCTTCTTGAAACGCAAACTCGAAACCATGGCCGGAGAGGCGGCACGCAATGCCGCCGGCGAGCGCGCCAGGGCGATCCACAAGACGATCGCCAAGACAGTGCGAGCCGACAAGGTACAACCTGTTCAATCTCACGACCCAAACGGCAAGACGAAGGACATGTTGTCGAACGTTGCCTATTTGGTGCCTCGCGATGCCGAGTCCCACTTTAAGGATGTCATCGCAAAACTCGCGCGCCACCACATGGCGGCAGGTCTCTCGTTCGATGTCGTCGGACCGCTACCACCCTACAGCTTCGCGATGATCTCCGCAGACGGGACGGGGGCCGCCGTCGGTTCCGGCGACAAGGAGCTATAG
- a CDS encoding gas vesicle protein: MPVVSDIQTPAQRLVLAELLDRALTKGVVLRGDAVISVAGIDLLYLGLKAVLASTDTLDTFLSDAKGEERDLSLRSL; this comes from the coding sequence ATGCCTGTCGTCTCGGATATTCAGACACCCGCACAACGCCTTGTCCTGGCAGAGCTTCTCGATCGCGCCCTGACGAAAGGCGTCGTCCTGAGAGGCGATGCCGTTATCTCCGTCGCCGGCATCGATTTGCTCTATCTGGGTTTGAAGGCGGTACTCGCTTCAACCGACACCCTCGACACGTTTCTCAGTGACGCTAAAGGAGAGGAGCGTGATCTATCTCTACGCTCTCTGTGA
- a CDS encoding GvpL/GvpF family gas vesicle protein, with amino-acid sequence MIYLYALCETDFFPFPKIFGLEDAIVRSVPLGDVTLAVSDTTSTPAYELSSLCQHEAVVERLSATRPILPFRFGTAVSDLERLAGAIRSRLTAILANLDRVTGCVELGLSAVPSTHLHHGAADVHPPQSSQPGQAYLEKLRRAEARRAAEARKLRTRVEGLNVRLQKLSRCSHVIRSEQPELPLRFAYLVPWNAMPAFRSEVKAAQSEAGMPALLASGPWPPYSFVKSGLLEFETGGSRQ; translated from the coding sequence GTGATCTATCTCTACGCTCTCTGTGAAACGGATTTTTTCCCGTTTCCAAAAATCTTCGGACTCGAGGATGCAATTGTGCGATCCGTTCCGCTGGGCGATGTCACGCTTGCGGTAAGCGATACGACATCGACACCCGCCTACGAGCTCTCGTCGCTCTGTCAACACGAGGCGGTCGTCGAGAGACTATCGGCCACACGTCCGATCCTGCCGTTTCGCTTCGGCACTGCGGTATCCGACCTGGAGCGGTTGGCCGGCGCAATCCGATCCCGACTGACCGCGATCCTCGCAAATTTAGATCGCGTCACCGGGTGCGTCGAGCTTGGTCTCTCCGCGGTGCCTTCCACCCACCTGCACCACGGTGCCGCCGACGTACATCCTCCACAGAGCAGCCAACCCGGACAGGCCTACCTGGAGAAACTGCGCCGCGCGGAAGCAAGGCGCGCGGCAGAGGCCCGTAAGCTGCGCACGCGCGTCGAGGGCCTGAACGTCAGGCTGCAGAAACTGTCACGCTGCAGCCACGTGATAAGATCCGAACAGCCCGAGCTTCCGCTCCGCTTCGCCTACCTGGTTCCCTGGAACGCCATGCCGGCCTTTCGGTCGGAAGTCAAAGCCGCACAAAGCGAAGCCGGCATGCCCGCTCTGCTGGCGTCCGGTCCCTGGCCTCCCTACTCCTTCGTGAAATCCGGGCTTCTGGAGTTCGAAACCGGCGGGTCGCGGCAATGA
- a CDS encoding gas vesicle protein K: MTDWAPADKLLWAPERDEALDAASEALSESVTQPSRIDLDPDSVDRGLTKLVLSIVDLIRQLLERQALRRVEAGHLGDADVERLGETLMRLDQRMQELKKAFDLTDADLRLDLGSIQDLEAENQAESQAK, translated from the coding sequence ATGACCGATTGGGCACCGGCCGACAAGTTGCTCTGGGCGCCGGAACGGGATGAGGCGTTGGACGCAGCCAGCGAGGCTCTGTCAGAGAGTGTGACCCAGCCTTCACGGATCGATCTGGACCCGGATTCCGTGGACCGGGGCTTGACCAAACTCGTCCTGAGCATTGTCGATCTGATCCGCCAACTGCTCGAACGCCAGGCTCTTCGCCGCGTGGAGGCGGGACATCTCGGTGACGCCGACGTCGAGCGTCTTGGCGAGACCCTGATGCGCCTCGATCAACGCATGCAGGAACTGAAAAAGGCATTCGACCTGACCGATGCCGATCTTCGGTTGGACCTCGGGAGCATCCAGGATCTGGAAGCCGAGAATCAAGCCGAAAGCCAAGCCAAGTAA
- a CDS encoding M23 family metallopeptidase, which yields MCSVPPLDPVPKISSGFGPRGSGWHAGIDLPAPVGTPVQAVASGVVVRASAHPVFGRVVLQRLGSGSGPGLGVYAVYAHLEIFAVRPGELIAAGDRIGTVGSTGRSTGPHLHFSLLRDVPDAKIRRSGPIGVRELDYAIDPTGVSGCSSVQ from the coding sequence ATGTGTTCGGTACCGCCCCTCGATCCGGTACCAAAGATTAGCAGTGGTTTCGGTCCTCGCGGCAGTGGCTGGCATGCCGGAATCGATCTGCCGGCTCCCGTCGGCACCCCGGTTCAAGCGGTAGCATCCGGAGTGGTCGTCCGCGCTTCGGCACACCCTGTCTTCGGCCGCGTCGTTCTGCAGCGTTTGGGATCGGGCAGCGGCCCCGGCTTGGGGGTCTATGCAGTCTACGCACATCTGGAAATCTTCGCCGTGCGGCCCGGCGAACTTATTGCAGCCGGAGACAGAATTGGTACGGTCGGCAGCACGGGTCGAAGTACGGGGCCTCACCTTCACTTCTCGCTCTTACGGGACGTGCCGGACGCCAAGATACGACGGAGCGGGCCTATCGGGGTTCGTGAGCTCGACTATGCCATCGACCCGACAGGCGTCTCGGGTTGTTCGTCCGTGCAATGA
- a CDS encoding sensor histidine kinase — protein sequence MASLQRRLGTAIVWRYGLALALIALLSASAFAILVITISAEEKQADLLRLVTQQQAESQRLAFFANAIVSATNDLDRSDYRRELHRSIEAMERRQDLLVHGDVAGEFAPKDVERVRRLFFMGGNPFDQQVRRFIAHARAFYELPPDQVKRDRAELLALNLAGMNFIPQGYDLISDLLASERDGTIGWLKKFEIGLFTAMLTLLLLEAVFIFWPLVRKIVQSIDEVEASQEETRRMAEKAEKASRAKSNFLASMSHELRTPLNAIIGFSDTLERELFGPLGSQRYRGYAGDIRKSGEHLLNLVNDLLDLSRAEAGRMTLEEGTVDLVATTEATLAMMRGRADQAGVALVCDLPKGLPGLSGDALKIRQILINLLSNAVKFTPAMGTIRIAARCQQDGVLSLTVTDTGSGIPEAEIERLMQPYETLSPAVADNRDGTGLGLAIASDLMRLHGGRLELTSQLGRGTVATMFFPADRMIALERAKVAIERVA from the coding sequence ATGGCAAGCCTGCAGCGGCGATTGGGTACTGCCATCGTGTGGCGTTACGGTTTGGCTTTAGCGCTGATCGCTTTGCTCTCCGCCAGTGCCTTCGCGATTCTGGTGATCACCATCTCGGCCGAGGAAAAGCAGGCCGATCTACTTCGACTGGTGACGCAGCAGCAAGCCGAGAGTCAGCGCCTCGCCTTCTTCGCCAACGCTATTGTCTCCGCGACCAATGACCTGGATCGGTCTGACTATCGGCGCGAGCTTCACCGCAGTATCGAGGCAATGGAGCGCCGTCAGGACCTGCTGGTGCACGGCGATGTTGCCGGGGAATTTGCGCCAAAAGACGTTGAACGGGTGCGCCGTCTGTTTTTCATGGGCGGCAACCCCTTTGATCAGCAGGTTCGGCGTTTTATCGCCCATGCGCGGGCTTTCTACGAGTTGCCCCCCGACCAGGTGAAGCGAGATCGTGCCGAGCTGCTGGCACTCAATCTCGCGGGTATGAATTTCATCCCGCAGGGCTACGATCTGATATCGGATTTACTTGCGAGTGAGCGCGACGGCACGATCGGCTGGCTGAAGAAGTTCGAAATCGGGCTCTTCACCGCGATGCTGACGCTTCTGCTGCTCGAGGCCGTTTTCATATTCTGGCCGTTGGTCCGGAAGATCGTTCAGTCGATCGATGAAGTGGAGGCATCGCAAGAAGAAACCCGTCGAATGGCGGAGAAGGCCGAGAAGGCGAGTCGCGCGAAGAGCAACTTCCTCGCTTCCATGAGTCATGAGCTGCGGACACCGCTGAATGCCATCATCGGATTCTCCGATACTCTGGAACGAGAACTATTCGGCCCGCTCGGAAGTCAACGCTATCGCGGTTACGCTGGGGACATTCGAAAGAGCGGCGAGCATCTGTTGAACCTCGTGAACGATTTGCTGGATCTCTCCCGGGCGGAGGCTGGCCGCATGACGCTGGAGGAGGGGACTGTAGATCTCGTTGCGACGACGGAAGCGACTCTGGCGATGATGCGCGGGCGGGCCGATCAAGCGGGTGTAGCCTTGGTCTGCGATCTTCCCAAGGGTCTGCCGGGTCTGAGTGGCGATGCTCTGAAGATTCGGCAAATTCTGATCAACCTGCTGTCCAACGCCGTAAAGTTCACCCCGGCCATGGGCACAATCCGCATTGCCGCGCGATGTCAGCAGGACGGCGTGCTGAGTCTGACTGTTACCGACACCGGTTCTGGAATTCCAGAGGCCGAGATCGAGCGACTGATGCAACCCTATGAGACTCTCAGCCCAGCAGTCGCGGATAATCGAGACGGTACCGGTCTGGGCCTTGCCATCGCCAGCGACTTGATGCGTCTTCACGGCGGTCGGCTCGAGTTGACCAGCCAGCTGGGTCGAGGAACCGTGGCAACGATGTTTTTTCCGGCAGACCGCATGATCGCGCTGGAGCGCGCTAAGGTCGCGATCGAAAGAGTGGCCTGA
- a CDS encoding PAS domain-containing protein, which yields MSAQRQGRIAMPAKAEVSVARLSADIMANETGLRRQLLEAGFHTKMVDTVAYWRSLHRRGKLPSRADIDPAQIRTLLPCLALLDAQAPDGQAPTGAPRYRLAGTGVVELFGQEPTGRPVAAIEGPLRDFLLDSWKELCADEGRAAGRKKMATESEGRLATFRDDDDQLGSLYRYEGAFLPLSGQSKGGARVLLCLLRRFISDATTSPALDTQRVYGRRA from the coding sequence ATGTCGGCGCAGAGACAAGGCCGCATCGCTATGCCGGCTAAGGCCGAAGTCTCGGTTGCGCGCCTTAGCGCCGATATCATGGCGAACGAGACAGGCCTGCGCCGCCAGCTCTTGGAGGCAGGCTTTCACACGAAAATGGTCGATACCGTCGCCTACTGGCGGTCCTTGCATCGGCGCGGAAAGCTACCCAGTCGGGCCGACATCGATCCCGCGCAAATCCGGACGCTTCTGCCGTGCCTCGCACTGCTGGACGCTCAAGCCCCCGATGGTCAAGCCCCCACTGGAGCTCCGCGATACCGCTTGGCCGGCACCGGTGTCGTGGAACTCTTCGGCCAAGAACCGACAGGTCGGCCCGTCGCAGCTATCGAGGGGCCGTTGCGCGACTTCCTGCTGGACTCCTGGAAAGAGCTTTGCGCAGACGAAGGCCGCGCAGCCGGCCGGAAGAAGATGGCCACGGAGAGCGAGGGCCGGCTCGCAACCTTCCGTGACGACGACGATCAGCTTGGCAGCCTCTATCGCTACGAGGGTGCTTTCCTGCCGTTATCTGGCCAGTCCAAGGGCGGCGCGCGCGTGCTGCTCTGTCTGCTTCGTCGCTTCATCAGCGATGCAACGACTTCGCCGGCGCTAGACACACAGAGAGTGTACGGCAGACGCGCCTAA
- the trhA gene encoding PAQR family membrane homeostasis protein TrhA, which produces MTNAQSQDNRYTQTEEVVHAALHGFGAVASVGGLVVLLWLALERDSGAATLAAAVYGTSLVLCYLASTLYHGLPPGPAKRFFLLCDHCAIYLLIAGTYTPFTLLALDPPIGTALFAAVWALALAGIGLEIITRLLPRGRRIAWLSVPLYLGIGWLGLAVAGEEIVASLPPTGLELLVLGGVLYTGGVVFYLWRRFPFNHAVWHTLVLIASGAHFTAVATYVMPAAA; this is translated from the coding sequence ATGACAAACGCTCAGAGCCAAGATAACCGCTACACGCAAACTGAAGAGGTCGTGCATGCCGCGCTGCACGGATTCGGCGCGGTGGCCAGCGTCGGCGGCTTGGTCGTTCTGCTCTGGCTGGCACTGGAGCGAGACAGCGGAGCCGCGACTTTGGCGGCTGCGGTTTACGGGACCAGCCTGGTCCTCTGCTACCTCGCGTCCACGCTCTATCACGGCTTACCGCCGGGCCCTGCGAAACGCTTCTTCCTGCTGTGCGACCACTGCGCCATCTATCTACTGATCGCCGGCACCTACACACCCTTCACCTTACTCGCCCTCGACCCACCGATCGGCACCGCGCTGTTCGCTGCGGTTTGGGCGCTCGCCTTGGCCGGTATCGGACTGGAAATCATCACCCGACTGCTGCCGCGTGGACGGCGCATCGCTTGGCTGTCCGTGCCGCTTTATCTCGGTATCGGCTGGTTGGGTCTGGCGGTCGCCGGTGAGGAGATCGTTGCTTCCTTGCCGCCGACGGGCCTGGAGCTCCTGGTCCTGGGCGGCGTTCTCTACACGGGTGGAGTGGTTTTCTATCTATGGCGGCGCTTCCCCTTCAATCATGCGGTTTGGCATACCCTAGTCCTGATCGCCAGTGGCGCGCACTTCACCGCCGTGGCCACCTATGTGATGCCGGCGGCGGCCTGA
- the fabI gene encoding enoyl-ACP reductase FabI: MFSLNGKRGLVIGIANDQSIAYGCARQFRRQGAELAVTYLNTKAEPYVRPLADELEAGIVFPCDVREPGQLEAVFAEIEARWGRLDFLLHSIAYAPKNDLHGRVVDCSQAGFLQAMDVSCHSFLRMAKLAEPLMEKAGGGCLMTVTFYGAEKVVQHYNLMGPVKAALEAATRYMAAELGEKGIRAHAISPGPLLTRAASGLDRFEALMDQARDQAPGRRLVTIDEIGALAVYLASDEAAASTGTLAYIDGGYSIMD; encoded by the coding sequence ATGTTTTCGTTGAATGGTAAACGCGGTCTCGTGATTGGGATCGCCAACGATCAGTCGATCGCTTACGGCTGTGCCCGGCAGTTTCGCCGGCAGGGCGCCGAACTTGCGGTGACCTATCTCAATACCAAGGCCGAACCCTATGTGCGGCCTCTCGCCGATGAGCTGGAGGCTGGAATCGTCTTTCCCTGCGACGTGCGCGAGCCCGGTCAGTTGGAGGCAGTGTTTGCGGAGATTGAGGCACGCTGGGGGCGCCTCGACTTTCTGCTGCATTCCATCGCCTACGCTCCGAAGAACGATCTGCACGGCCGTGTCGTCGACTGCAGCCAGGCCGGTTTCCTGCAGGCGATGGACGTCTCCTGTCACTCGTTCCTCCGGATGGCCAAGCTGGCCGAGCCTTTGATGGAAAAAGCCGGCGGCGGGTGCCTCATGACCGTGACCTTCTACGGGGCAGAGAAGGTGGTGCAGCACTACAATCTGATGGGGCCGGTCAAGGCTGCCTTGGAAGCTGCCACGCGCTACATGGCTGCCGAGTTGGGCGAGAAGGGCATTCGGGCCCATGCCATTTCGCCGGGTCCCCTGCTGACGCGGGCTGCAAGCGGACTCGATCGATTCGAAGCCTTGATGGATCAGGCGCGTGATCAGGCTCCGGGACGGCGACTCGTCACCATCGACGAGATCGGGGCTCTGGCCGTGTATCTCGCAAGCGACGAAGCGGCCGCCTCAACGGGCACCTTGGCCTACATCGACGGCGGCTACTCGATCATGGATTGA
- a CDS encoding DUF1330 domain-containing protein, whose product MPAYIVGLVHVDDSETYDRYRVRTPAVIAQYGGRFLVRGGDPQVLEGDWPAPRVVVIEFPDEAAAQRFYESPEYQEILPIRQQASRGTLAMLPGAPQS is encoded by the coding sequence ATGCCCGCTTACATCGTCGGTTTGGTTCATGTCGACGATTCCGAAACCTACGATCGATATCGTGTCCGAACGCCGGCGGTGATCGCTCAGTACGGTGGACGTTTCCTGGTTCGCGGCGGAGACCCTCAGGTGTTGGAGGGCGACTGGCCGGCTCCGCGCGTGGTGGTGATTGAGTTCCCCGATGAGGCAGCGGCCCAGCGCTTCTACGAATCGCCTGAATATCAGGAGATCCTGCCGATCCGGCAGCAGGCATCCCGCGGTACGCTTGCCATGCTGCCTGGTGCGCCGCAGTCCTGA
- a CDS encoding glucose 1-dehydrogenase: MRLADKVAIVTGGGSGFGAGIARRFAIEGAQVIVADIDRAAAESVLREIGGNAVAVEADVTQRDQVARMIDTAVDQFGKLDILVNNAGYSHRNAPLLEITEADYDLCFDVNVKAIFHAAQLAVPVFREQGGGVIVNTSSTAGLRPRPGLTWYNATKGAVNTLTKSLAVELAPDRIRVNAICPVIGETGLLETFMGVADTPDARAKFVATIPLGRLSTPQDIATAAVFLASDEAAFITGVLMEVDGGRCV, from the coding sequence ATGCGTTTAGCCGATAAGGTAGCGATTGTCACGGGCGGCGGCTCGGGATTCGGAGCGGGAATCGCTCGCCGTTTCGCGATCGAAGGCGCTCAAGTGATCGTCGCCGACATCGATCGGGCGGCGGCGGAATCGGTACTGCGCGAGATCGGCGGCAACGCCGTCGCCGTCGAAGCGGACGTGACTCAGCGCGACCAGGTCGCGCGTATGATCGACACGGCGGTCGACCAGTTCGGCAAGCTGGACATTCTGGTCAACAACGCAGGCTACAGTCATCGCAACGCACCGCTCCTGGAGATCACGGAGGCCGATTACGACCTCTGCTTCGACGTCAACGTCAAGGCGATCTTCCATGCCGCCCAGCTTGCCGTACCGGTCTTTCGCGAACAGGGCGGCGGCGTGATCGTCAACACCAGTTCGACCGCCGGCCTGCGCCCTCGCCCCGGTCTGACCTGGTACAACGCGACGAAGGGCGCCGTGAACACCTTGACCAAATCCTTGGCCGTGGAGTTGGCGCCCGACCGCATACGGGTCAACGCGATCTGTCCGGTGATCGGCGAGACAGGCCTGCTGGAGACCTTCATGGGCGTTGCAGATACACCCGATGCACGCGCCAAGTTCGTCGCGACCATTCCGCTCGGGCGCCTTTCGACGCCGCAGGACATCGCGACGGCGGCGGTCTTCCTCGCCAGCGACGAGGCGGCCTTCATAACCGGCGTGCTGATGGAGGTCGACGGCGGCCGCTGCGTTTAG
- a CDS encoding 3-hydroxybutyryl-CoA dehydrogenase, whose translation MSDTANAPLYPEKISTIGIIGAGQMGSGIAQICSLSGYDVRLQDVAEEALEKSVAGITRQMDRQISKQRISQSDRDGALERIKTGTELGLFEDCELVIEAATENEELKRSILVKLCPVLKPEALICSNTSSISITRLAAITDRPERFMGMHFMNPVPVMQLVELIRGIATSDDCFQRVREVTEVLEKTPVAAEDFPAFIVNRILLPMINEAVYTLYEGVGTVEAIDVAMKLGANHPMGPLELADFIGLDTCLAVMYVLYEGLADSKYRPCPLLVKYVEAGWVGRKAGRGFYDYSGDKPVPTR comes from the coding sequence ATGTCCGATACCGCTAACGCGCCGCTTTATCCCGAGAAGATCAGCACCATCGGAATTATCGGTGCCGGGCAGATGGGGAGCGGTATCGCCCAGATCTGTTCGCTGTCCGGCTACGACGTCCGGCTGCAGGACGTCGCCGAGGAGGCGCTAGAGAAGTCGGTGGCCGGCATTACCCGGCAAATGGACCGGCAGATCTCGAAGCAGCGGATCAGTCAGTCCGACCGCGACGGGGCGCTGGAGCGAATCAAGACCGGTACCGAATTGGGTCTGTTCGAAGACTGCGAGCTGGTCATCGAGGCGGCGACCGAGAACGAGGAACTCAAGCGCAGTATTCTGGTAAAGCTCTGTCCGGTTTTGAAGCCCGAGGCACTGATCTGCTCCAACACCTCCTCTATCTCGATCACCCGTCTTGCCGCCATTACCGACCGGCCCGAGCGCTTCATGGGCATGCATTTCATGAACCCGGTCCCGGTGATGCAGCTGGTCGAGTTGATCCGCGGTATCGCCACCTCGGACGATTGCTTCCAGCGTGTGCGGGAGGTGACGGAGGTCCTGGAGAAGACGCCCGTAGCGGCCGAGGATTTTCCGGCTTTCATCGTCAACCGCATCCTCCTGCCGATGATCAACGAAGCTGTCTATACCCTCTACGAGGGCGTCGGAACGGTCGAGGCGATCGACGTTGCCATGAAGCTGGGCGCCAATCACCCCATGGGGCCGCTGGAGCTGGCGGATTTCATCGGTCTCGACACCTGCCTGGCGGTGATGTACGTGCTCTACGAAGGCTTGGCCGATTCCAAATACCGGCCCTGCCCATTGCTCGTTAAGTACGTCGAAGCCGGCTGGGTCGGTCGGAAAGCCGGCCGCGGGTTCTACGACTACAGCGGCGACAAGCCGGTTCCCACGCGATAG
- a CDS encoding electron transfer flavoprotein subunit alpha/FixB family protein — MTVLVVAETENNALKGPVLNTVAAAKALSAAGAGEIHILVAGAACDGAASEAAKIEGIAKVVKAEAPAYAHSLAEAVAPLIAELAGDYSHVLVGHTTFGRNVLPRAAALCDMQMVSDVSAVEGTDTFVRPIYAGNALATVQSHDKIVFLSVRGTAFDAAAGEGGGAEIVAAEPAEDPGLSSFVGHELTESERPELTSARVVVSGGRGMQNGENFAMLETLADKLGAAVGASRAAVDAGYVPNDYQVGQTGKVVAPDLYIAVGISGAIQHLAGMKDSKVIVAINKDEEAPIFQVADYGLVADLFQAVPELEAELDKSA; from the coding sequence ATGACTGTTCTGGTCGTCGCCGAGACGGAAAACAATGCCCTGAAGGGCCCGGTTCTCAACACCGTTGCCGCCGCCAAGGCGCTTTCGGCGGCAGGGGCCGGCGAGATTCACATTCTGGTCGCCGGCGCGGCCTGCGACGGCGCGGCCAGTGAAGCCGCCAAGATCGAGGGAATCGCGAAGGTCGTGAAGGCGGAAGCGCCAGCCTACGCCCATAGCCTCGCGGAAGCCGTGGCGCCGCTGATCGCCGAACTGGCGGGGGACTACAGCCACGTTCTGGTCGGTCACACGACCTTCGGCAGGAACGTTCTGCCGCGCGCCGCTGCCCTCTGCGATATGCAGATGGTTTCCGATGTCTCCGCGGTGGAAGGCACCGACACCTTCGTGCGCCCGATCTACGCCGGCAATGCACTCGCCACGGTGCAGAGCCACGATAAGATTGTTTTCCTGTCGGTCCGCGGAACGGCTTTCGATGCCGCGGCGGGCGAGGGCGGCGGGGCTGAGATCGTGGCCGCCGAGCCGGCCGAGGATCCCGGGCTCTCGAGCTTTGTCGGCCACGAGCTGACGGAGTCGGAGCGTCCCGAGCTGACCTCGGCGCGCGTGGTCGTGTCCGGCGGTCGGGGTATGCAGAACGGCGAGAATTTCGCGATGCTGGAGACGCTCGCCGACAAGCTCGGGGCCGCCGTCGGCGCCAGCCGGGCCGCTGTCGATGCCGGTTACGTGCCCAACGATTACCAAGTCGGACAGACGGGCAAAGTGGTGGCGCCGGATCTCTATATTGCCGTCGGAATCTCCGGCGCGATCCAGCACCTCGCCGGCATGAAGGACTCCAAAGTGATCGTCGCAATCAACAAGGACGAGGAGGCGCCGATCTTCCAGGTCGCCGACTACGGTCTGGTTGCCGATCTCTTTCAGGCCGTGCCCGAACTGGAAGCCGAACTCGATAAATCGGCGTGA
- a CDS encoding electron transfer flavoprotein subunit beta/FixA family protein: MKVLVPVKRVIDAYVKVRVKADGSGVETQNVKMSMNPFCEIAVEEAVRLKEAGTASEIVVVSCGPQPSQETIRTALAMGADRGVLIQSDEMLEPLGIAKLLKAVVEKEQPQLVLLGKQAVDSDHSQTGQMLAALLGWSQGTFASKIQAVDGKLTVTREIDGGLETVDLKLPSVVTADLRLNEPRYASLPNIMKAKKKPIETTTAADLGVDVTPRTKILKVSEPPVREAGVKVSSVADLVEKLKAEAKVI; the protein is encoded by the coding sequence ATGAAGGTCTTGGTCCCGGTCAAGCGCGTGATCGACGCCTACGTTAAAGTTCGCGTCAAAGCGGACGGTTCTGGAGTCGAAACCCAGAATGTGAAGATGTCCATGAATCCCTTCTGCGAGATCGCCGTGGAAGAGGCGGTACGCCTGAAGGAGGCGGGAACAGCCAGCGAAATCGTTGTGGTGTCTTGCGGACCGCAGCCGAGTCAGGAAACGATTCGCACGGCCCTGGCCATGGGCGCCGATCGCGGCGTCCTGATCCAAAGCGACGAGATGCTCGAACCGCTCGGTATCGCCAAGCTTCTGAAGGCGGTTGTCGAGAAGGAGCAGCCCCAACTGGTGCTGCTCGGGAAGCAGGCGGTCGATAGCGATCACAGCCAGACCGGTCAGATGCTGGCGGCTTTGCTCGGTTGGTCTCAAGGGACTTTCGCCAGCAAGATCCAGGCGGTCGATGGGAAGCTGACCGTGACCCGCGAAATCGATGGCGGGCTCGAAACCGTCGACCTCAAGCTGCCTTCCGTCGTTACCGCCGATCTGCGGCTCAACGAACCCCGCTACGCAAGCCTTCCGAACATCATGAAGGCCAAGAAGAAGCCGATCGAGACGACGACGGCAGCCGATCTGGGCGTCGACGTGACGCCGCGCACCAAGATCCTGAAGGTGTCCGAGCCGCCGGTGCGCGAGGCCGGTGTCAAGGTCTCCAGCGTGGCCGATCTGGTCGAGAAGCTGAAGGCCGAAGCGAAGGTCATCTAG